The sequence TTCTTCACCGCAGCCGGCGCGCGGCGATCGGAGTTGCCTTCACGCAGCACCGGGTTCACGGCCGAGCCGAGGCACTTGTTGTAGCGCACCCGGATGGCCTTTTCCTCGTCGGACTTCGGCATTTCCGGGTAGCTGGGAATGGGGTAGCCCTTGGACTGCAGTTCCTTGACGCAGGCAATCAGCTGCGAGACCGAGGCACTGACGTTCGGCAGCTTGACGATGTTGGTGTCCGGGTCCTGGGTCAGACGGCCCAGTTCGGCGAGGTTGTCGGTCACCTTCTGCTCGTCGGGCAGGAAATCGGAGAACTCGGCCAGCACCCGCGCAGCGACCGAGATATCGCTCGTCGTCACGTCGATCCCACCCGGCGCAGCAAAGGTCCGGATGATCGGCAACAGGGAGCATGTCGCCAGATATGGCGCCTCGTCGGTGAGGGTGTAGATGATCGTCGGACGCTTCGTAGTCATGCATTTCTCCCTTGTTTTATATCGAGGCGCAAAGGCCCTGCGGATACTGCAACCGGCCCAGTCTGCCCGATGCGCACCGTATCCGCATTCAGGCAAGTCAAGGCGAAGGCGTAATTATAATGCCGGATCCTTACACCTCGCTGGCAATCCTCTGGTTGACTGACCATCGGTCGTCGCCAGCGGTGTATTTTCGACCTGCCGCCCCCGGGCCGGCCGCTTTCCAGCGCGCATCGAGTGCTAAGATCGACGCATACGGCCCCCCGTAAGGACTCGCCATGGACGCCGCGCCCGGAGAGAACCTCGTCGCCCAGTCGATTGCCCGCGCGCTGATCGAAGGCTTCAACAAACACTATCGCATTTTTCGCGAGACCAGCCACAAGGCCAAGGGCCTGTTCGAGGCTGGCGCCTGGCAGGCCCAGCTCGATGCCGTGCGCAACCGGGTGCAGTTCTACGACGACCGGGTCAACGAGTGCGTCGCCCGCCTGCACAGCGAGTTCGACGCCGATTCGCTCGACGACGCCACCTGGCAGCAGGTCAAGCTGCACTTCATCGGCATGCTGATCAACCACAAGCAGCCGGAGCTGGCCGAGACCTTCTTCAACTCGGTGTGCTGCAAGATCCTGCACCGCACCTATTTCAACAACGACTACATCTTTGCCCGCCCGGCCATGGCGGTGGAGTACATCGACTCCTACCCGCCAGTGTATTCGAGCTATTACCCGCGCGACGAGGGCATGCGCCGGACGATCCGGCGGATCATCGAAGACTTCGACTGGGAGCGCCCCTTCGAGGATCTGGACCGCGATGTCGGATCGATCCTGCGCGCCGTGCGCGACTTCCTGCGCGGCTGGCCGGCGATGGAGGTCAACAGCCAGATCCAGGTGCTGTACGCCGCCTTCTACCGCAACAAGACCGCCTACATCATCGGCAAGGCGATCAACGGCTACCAGGAATACCCCTTCGCCATCGCCGTGCGCCACAACGCGGCCGGCATGCTGTACGTCGACACCATCCTGCTCGAGCCGTGGCGCATCTCGCTGCTTTTCTCGCTCTCGCGCGCCTACTTTCTGGTCGACATGGAAGTGCCCTCGGGCTATGTCGGCTTCCTGCGCAGCATCATGCCCAACAAGCCGCGCAGCGAGCTGTACACCATGCTGGGCCTGGGCAAGCAGGGCAAGACCATGTTCTTCCGCGACCTGGTCTCGCACCTGCGCCACTCGAACGACCAGTTCATCATCGCGCCCGGCATCCGCGGCCTGGTGATGCTGGTGTTCACGCTGCCCTCCTACCCCTATGTGTTCAAGCTCATCAAGGACGTGTTCGGCAGCTCCAAGAACATGGACCGCGCCACGGTCAAGAAGAAGTACCTGATGGTCAAGCAGGTCGACCGCGTCGGGCGCATGGCCGACACGCTGGAGTTCTCCAATGTCGCCCTGCCGCGCGCGCGCTTCCACCCGGACCTGCTCCACGAGCTGAGCACGCTCGCCCCGACCGCCTTCGAGCTCGACGGCGATGCGGTGGTCATCCGCCACCTCTACATCGAGCGGCGCATGACCCCGCTCAACATCTACCTTGAACAGGCCGACGAGGCGCAGACCGAGCACGCCGTGCGCGAGTACGGCAACGCCATCCGCGAGCTGGCCAGCGCCAATATCTTCCCCGGCGACATGCTGTGGAAGAACTTCGGCGTCACCCGCTATGGCCGCGTGGTGTTCTACGACTACGACGAAATCGAATACATGACGGACTGCAAGTTCCGGCGCATCCCGCCGGCACCCAATCCGGAAATGGAAATGTCCAGCGAAGCCTGGTACTCGGGCGGCCCGCTGGACATCTTCCCGGAAGAATTCGCCACCTTCCTGCTCGGCAAGCCGCGCATCCGCAAGGCTTTTCTCAAGCACCACCGCGACCTGCTCGACACGCCATTCTGGCAAGGCGTGCAGGCGCGGCTGCGCGAGGGGCATGTGGAGGACTTCTTCCCCTATCCGCCCGAACTGCGCTTTTGCAACCACTCCGCGGACGACGACACGCCGCCCGCGCCGCTCAGCGAATCGTGACGCTGTCGCTGCGCTGCGCGCCGCGGTTATCGCGCCAGGACACGCTCACCGTCTCGCCCGGCACCCCGCCAGCGAATGAGAACACCAGATAGGGGTCGCGCGACACCGACGGTCCGAAGCGCGCCTGCAGCACCACGCGCGCGTTGTGCAGCACGGCCAGGTCGGTGATGTGGTGCGCCGCCACCAGCGAGCCATCCGGCAGGCGACGACGGCCGTTCTCCATCGGATGCGAGGCCATCAGCCGCACCTGCGTCACTCCCTCGCTCACCGTCGCCCGGATCCGCACCGGTTCAGTCATGCCTGCGCCTTCTGCCCGCACTCAGCCACACCCCCCCTGAACGATCTTGATCTCGCGGCGCGCCACAAAGAACCCGCCCGCCGCCTCGACCACCGCAATCACCTGGCTGGTCTGCGCCATGCGGATCCGGGTCTGCACCCGCGGCAGCGTGCCCTCGGGCAGATCGAACACCGCCACCAGCGTGGTCGGATTCTCGTCGGCGAGCAGCGCGATCTGGCGAACACCGGGCAGGCTGGCGCTGACGGTCAGCGAAACCATCGATCCGTCCTCGACGATCTCCGCCGCCTCGATCCGGACGGCCTCGCTCGCACGGGCGCCGGCGGCTCCCAGCGCCTGCAGCACCGCCTCCACCCCGCGAATCGCGAAAACCGGTGGCACATCCGCCGCCGCGGCCGGCAACACGCCCGCCGCCGCCAGCCAGGCCAGCATGCCAACACCCCCACCCTGCCTGAGCATGCGCCGTCGCGCCTGATCCATGTCTCCTCCCCGCAGCCGAAATCTCGCCCTACCCGCGTGCTCGCAACATCAGGCGGTATCATGGCGGCCATTGTAGCCGCGAGCGGGAGATCGAATTGAAACGGATAGCGCCATTGACGCTTGTCTGCCTCTGGGCACTGGCACCGGCAGCCCACGCCGGCAACGCACTCGACGCCGGACGCCTGCTGGCCGCCACCTGCGCCAACTGCCACGGCACCGACGGACGCAGCGTGGGCGGTACCGAAAGCCTGGCTGGCATGCCCGGCGACACGCTCCTGCGCAAACTCGCCGCCTTCACCAGCGGCGAGAAGCCGGCCACGATCATGCACCAGATCGCCAAGGGCTACACCCCCGACCAACTCGCGCTGATCGCCGCCTACTTCGCCGCCCAGCGCCCGGACGCGGGGGTGGCACGATGACCGATCGACGCCATTTCCTCGCCGCCATGGGCGCCGCCGCGGCACTGGCCGGCTGCGCGCCACTGGGCAGATCGGCCCGCAAGGCCCATGTGGTGGTGGTCGGCGGCGGCTTCGGCGGCGCCACCGCGGCCAAGTATCTGCGCCTGTGGAGCGATGGCAGCGTGCGCGTCACGCTGGTCGAGCGCAATGCGCAGTTCATCTCCTGCCCGATGTCCAATCTGGTCATTGGCGGCGCCCAGTCGATGTCCCACATCACGCATGACTACGCCGGGCTGCGCGACGCACACGGCGTGCGCGTCGTTCACGACTCGGTCACCGCCATCGACCCCCGCGCGCGCGAAGTCCGCCTCGCCAGCGGCGAGCGCCTGCGCTACGACCGCCTGCTGCTGTCGCCGGGCATCGACTTCCTGCCCGAGGCCATCGAGGGTCTCGTCGGCCACGAAGACCGCATTCCCCATGCCTGGAAAGCCGGCGAGCAGACCGCCCTGCTGCACCGGCAACTCGCAGCCATGCCCGAGGGTGGCGTGTTCGCCATTCACATTCCCAAAGCCCCCTTCCGCTGCCCACCGGGGCCGTACGAGCGCGCCAGCCTGGTGGCCGACTACTGCCGCCGCCACAAGCCACGCGCCAAGGTGCTGGTGCTCGACGCCAACGCCGACATCCAGTCCAAGAAGGGGCTGTTCACCGCCGCCTGGGCGCAGCACTACCGGGACATCATCGAATACCGGCCGAACAACCAGCTGCTGGCTGTCGATGCGGCCACGCGCACGGCCGTGCTGGAGTTCGATGAGGTAAAGGCCGACGTGCTCAACGTCATTCCGCCGCAGCGCGCCGGCCGCGTGGCCGACCTGATCGGCAGCCGGCTGGCCAACGGTCGCTGGGTGTCGGTCGATTGGCTGACGGCCGAGGTGGCCGACGTGCCCCATGTTCACGTCATCGGCGACGCCACCCTGTCCGCCCCGCGCATGCCCAAGTCCGGCCACATGGCCAACCAGCAGGCCAAGGTGGCGGCGGCGGCAATCCTGCACCTGCTCGCCGACCTGCCGCCCAACCCCGCGCCGGTGGTGATGAATACCTGCTACAGCTATGTGGGGCGCGACAGCGCCATGCATGTGGCTTCGGTACACCGCTTCGATGCGGCCGAACACACCTTCTTGCCGGTGGACGGCGCCGGCGGCCTGTCGGCCGTCGCCAGCCCGGCCGAGGCCACTGCCGCACAGGCCTGGGCGCGCAACATCTGGGCCGATACGCTGGCTTAAACGAAGGCAGCCGCCGTCTCCGGCCAGCCCTGCTCCATCACCCACGGCTCGGCCTGCCGGCAGCCGAGCGCATCGCGGATGTAGGCCACCGTGTTCGGCGGCAGGGCGTCGGGCGCGTACCAGTCGAGGGCGTCGCACTTGTCCGGCTCGGCCCGCCGGGGGGCGCCGGACCAGCGGCGGGCGCGCAGGAAGAAATCGATGCGGTTGGTGTCCGAGAGGCGATGGACCACGCCCACCAGGTCGAGGTCATCAGGCGCCAGCTGCAGCCCCAGTTCCTCGGCCATCTCGCGTACGGCGGTCATCCGGATCGACTCGCCGGGCTCCACATGCCCGCCCGGCAGGCTGAACTGCCCGTCAAAGAAGCCGGTGTTGGCCCGGCGCATCAACAGCACCGCCCCGTCGCGCGGCAGGATCACATGCACGCCGGTCGGGATCCCCGCGTGCGTCGCGGTCATTTCGTGCCGGTGCTGCCGAAACCGCCGGCACCGCGCGCCGAGGCATCGAACTGGTCGACGACATTGAAGGTCGCCTGCAGGACCGGCACGATGACCAGCTGCGCAATCCGCTCCATCGGCTCGATCTTGAACGGCTGCTTGCCGCGGTTCCAGGTCGACACGAAGATCTGCCCCTGGTAGTCGGAGTCGATCAGGCCCACCAGGTTGCCCAGCACGATGCCATGCTTGTGGCCCAGCCCCGAGCGCGGCAGGATCATCGCCGCCAGGCCCGGATCATCGAGGTGGATGGCCATGCCGGTGGGCACCAGCACGGTGTCACCCGGCATCAGCTCCAGCGGCAGGTCGATGCAGGCGCGCAGGTCGAGACCGGCCGCGCCCGGCGTGGCGTAGGCCGGCGGATGGGTCTTGAGGCGCTCGTCGAGCAGGATGACGTCGATCGGATGCATGGAAATTCCTTGAATGGCTCAGCGGGCGGCCAG comes from Denitromonas sp. and encodes:
- the aceK gene encoding bifunctional isocitrate dehydrogenase kinase/phosphatase; this translates as MDAAPGENLVAQSIARALIEGFNKHYRIFRETSHKAKGLFEAGAWQAQLDAVRNRVQFYDDRVNECVARLHSEFDADSLDDATWQQVKLHFIGMLINHKQPELAETFFNSVCCKILHRTYFNNDYIFARPAMAVEYIDSYPPVYSSYYPRDEGMRRTIRRIIEDFDWERPFEDLDRDVGSILRAVRDFLRGWPAMEVNSQIQVLYAAFYRNKTAYIIGKAINGYQEYPFAIAVRHNAAGMLYVDTILLEPWRISLLFSLSRAYFLVDMEVPSGYVGFLRSIMPNKPRSELYTMLGLGKQGKTMFFRDLVSHLRHSNDQFIIAPGIRGLVMLVFTLPSYPYVFKLIKDVFGSSKNMDRATVKKKYLMVKQVDRVGRMADTLEFSNVALPRARFHPDLLHELSTLAPTAFELDGDAVVIRHLYIERRMTPLNIYLEQADEAQTEHAVREYGNAIRELASANIFPGDMLWKNFGVTRYGRVVFYDYDEIEYMTDCKFRRIPPAPNPEMEMSSEAWYSGGPLDIFPEEFATFLLGKPRIRKAFLKHHRDLLDTPFWQGVQARLREGHVEDFFPYPPELRFCNHSADDDTPPAPLSES
- the soxZ gene encoding thiosulfate oxidation carrier complex protein SoxZ codes for the protein MTEPVRIRATVSEGVTQVRLMASHPMENGRRRLPDGSLVAAHHITDLAVLHNARVVLQARFGPSVSRDPYLVFSFAGGVPGETVSVSWRDNRGAQRSDSVTIR
- a CDS encoding thiosulfate oxidation carrier protein SoxY, with product MLAWLAAAGVLPAAAADVPPVFAIRGVEAVLQALGAAGARASEAVRIEAAEIVEDGSMVSLTVSASLPGVRQIALLADENPTTLVAVFDLPEGTLPRVQTRIRMAQTSQVIAVVEAAGGFFVARREIKIVQGGCG
- a CDS encoding c-type cytochrome — encoded protein: MTLVCLWALAPAAHAGNALDAGRLLAATCANCHGTDGRSVGGTESLAGMPGDTLLRKLAAFTSGEKPATIMHQIAKGYTPDQLALIAAYFAAQRPDAGVAR
- a CDS encoding NAD(P)/FAD-dependent oxidoreductase; the encoded protein is MTDRRHFLAAMGAAAALAGCAPLGRSARKAHVVVVGGGFGGATAAKYLRLWSDGSVRVTLVERNAQFISCPMSNLVIGGAQSMSHITHDYAGLRDAHGVRVVHDSVTAIDPRAREVRLASGERLRYDRLLLSPGIDFLPEAIEGLVGHEDRIPHAWKAGEQTALLHRQLAAMPEGGVFAIHIPKAPFRCPPGPYERASLVADYCRRHKPRAKVLVLDANADIQSKKGLFTAAWAQHYRDIIEYRPNNQLLAVDAATRTAVLEFDEVKADVLNVIPPQRAGRVADLIGSRLANGRWVSVDWLTAEVADVPHVHVIGDATLSAPRMPKSGHMANQQAKVAAAAILHLLADLPPNPAPVVMNTCYSYVGRDSAMHVASVHRFDAAEHTFLPVDGAGGLSAVASPAEATAAQAWARNIWADTLA
- a CDS encoding NUDIX hydrolase, yielding MTATHAGIPTGVHVILPRDGAVLLMRRANTGFFDGQFSLPGGHVEPGESIRMTAVREMAEELGLQLAPDDLDLVGVVHRLSDTNRIDFFLRARRWSGAPRRAEPDKCDALDWYAPDALPPNTVAYIRDALGCRQAEPWVMEQGWPETAAAFV
- the dut gene encoding dUTP diphosphatase; translated protein: MHPIDVILLDERLKTHPPAYATPGAAGLDLRACIDLPLELMPGDTVLVPTGMAIHLDDPGLAAMILPRSGLGHKHGIVLGNLVGLIDSDYQGQIFVSTWNRGKQPFKIEPMERIAQLVIVPVLQATFNVVDQFDASARGAGGFGSTGTK